One Halobaculum roseum DNA window includes the following coding sequences:
- a CDS encoding peroxiredoxin: MINEGASAPSFTLPGLRDGEQTEYSLDETTADDRAALLVFYPFDFSPVCTNELCAIRDAEWFQLTPALDVWAISGDSIYAHRAFAEEYGINFPLLSDSSGRVAESYDVCYDEWENHERVPQRAVFLIDSEQTIRYAWATEDALEKPDFFPVKDALDTLEAERDEFGPDDVELVVEYNEEPEPLT, encoded by the coding sequence ATGATAAACGAGGGAGCGTCTGCACCGTCATTCACTCTTCCAGGTCTCCGTGACGGAGAACAAACCGAGTACAGCTTGGATGAGACAACTGCGGATGATCGGGCTGCGTTGCTAGTTTTTTACCCATTTGATTTCAGTCCTGTTTGTACAAACGAACTGTGTGCGATCCGCGATGCAGAGTGGTTTCAGCTGACGCCGGCGCTCGATGTCTGGGCAATTTCTGGGGACAGCATCTACGCCCACCGAGCATTCGCCGAGGAATACGGCATCAATTTCCCGTTACTTAGTGATAGTTCCGGGCGGGTTGCCGAGTCATATGATGTCTGTTATGACGAATGGGAGAACCACGAGCGCGTTCCACAGCGTGCCGTGTTCCTCATCGATTCGGAGCAAACGATTCGATACGCTTGGGCCACAGAAGATGCACTCGAGAAGCCGGATTTCTTCCCGGTTAAAGACGCTCTTGATACGCTGGAAGCGGAACGCGATGAATTCGGTCCTGATGATGTCGAATTAGTCGTCGAATATAACGAGGAACCGGAACCGCTCACGTAA
- a CDS encoding winged helix-turn-helix transcriptional regulator, which translates to MADTTSPAPTCDVEGTCYCPLTGVIDTLSRKYAMQLVSIIGAHDSLRFAEIEAHLPTASTSTISKRLDEFEEAGIVSRTQYNEIPPRVEYALTDEGDEIRSRLEPLLEWATANS; encoded by the coding sequence ATGGCAGATACTACTTCACCGGCGCCAACGTGCGATGTTGAGGGGACGTGCTATTGTCCGCTCACAGGAGTTATCGACACGTTGAGCCGAAAATACGCGATGCAACTCGTCAGTATCATCGGCGCACACGATTCGCTGCGGTTCGCGGAGATCGAGGCGCACCTCCCTACAGCGAGCACGTCGACAATCTCGAAACGCCTCGACGAATTCGAGGAGGCAGGGATCGTCTCACGGACGCAGTACAACGAAATTCCGCCACGCGTCGAATACGCGCTAACTGACGAAGGGGATGAGATTCGTTCGAGATTAGAACCCCTTCTTGAGTGGGCGACGGCGAACTCCTGA